Part of the Arcobacter sp. F155 genome, GAGAATATATCTAGCTTTTCAAAGTCTAAAAAAATACTTAATAAAAAAATTTATAATATAGAAAAACTACGTTATGCATTTTATTCAAATTGTAAATATAATTATGAAAAATACAAATATGATAGTGGAAAAGAAAGATGGAAGCTCGTAGTAAATAAAGAGAGTTGTGGTTACATACCAAGAACAAAATCACAAAGAGCTAATTTTATTGAGTTTGAACATATTGTTCCTGCACATGCATTTGGACAGTATCTACCATGTTGGAAAAATGGAGGTAGAAAAAACTGTAGAAAAGTATCTAAAAAATTTAGATTTATGGAAGCAGATTTATATAATTTAGTTCCTGCGATAGGAGAATTGAATGCAGATAGAAGTAATTTTACTTTTACAGAACTAGTCGGTGAACCTAGAAAATATGGAAAAGTTGATTTTGAAGTTGATTTTAAAATGAGAAAAGTTGAACCAAGAAGTAAAGTTAAAGGACAAATTGCAAGGACTTATTTTTATTTTCAAAAAACATATAATTTGCCAATTAGTAAAAAGCAACTACATCTTTTTAATGTATGGAATAAACAATATCCTGAAACAACTCAAGAAATAGAAGTTAATAAAATAAAAGAAAAGATCCAAGGTAATAAATTTATATATTAAAATGAAAAAAATAATACTTCCAAAGTTAGATATCTATACTCCATTGCAAAAGAGTAACCAAATTATTAATGAAGACTATGATATTGACAACTACTTACATTACCCAATCTTAATTGATGAAGATGGAATCCCATGGAAGTATGGAAACTTATATCTATTATCAAAGTTGAAGAATTATAAAAAGCCATCTAGTAAAACATTAGACTCTATTGCTAATGACCTTAAAGACTTTATGTTATGGTGTAAACAATCTGATATAGATTATTTAACAGCAAAAAGAAAAGTTCTAACACCGACCTATAAATACAGAGGTTATTTACAAACATTATATGAAAATGGAAAAATATCCTCATCAACACTTAAAAGAAAAATAGGTTCAGTTATAGGGTTTTATAGATATTTAATTAATGAACAATATATAAAATTTAAATTTCCTTTATGGGAAGAAGGAATTACATCAATAACTTATTTTGATAATAAAGGGTTTAGTCAATCTAAGAATATTATAACTACTGATATTGCTAAGGCACCACTAGTTCAAAATCAAGAAATTACAAATGAAGAATTTATAAAAGATGGTGCTAATCTAAAACCATTAACAGAAAATGAGCAAGTATCAATTGTAAAAGCTTTATTGCAAATTGATAATAAAGAAATGACTTTAGGCTTTTTAATATCTATATTTACTGGAGCTAGAATAAGTTCTGTATATTCATTGAGACTTAAACATTTTAAGAAAAATATTGATTTTGAAAGTAAAGATGATATTACAGTGAAAATTGGTTTAGGAACAGATTGTGATACAAAAGGTGATAAACAATATTTACTTTATTTTCCACTATGGTTGTATCA contains:
- a CDS encoding site-specific integrase — encoded protein: MKKIILPKLDIYTPLQKSNQIINEDYDIDNYLHYPILIDEDGIPWKYGNLYLLSKLKNYKKPSSKTLDSIANDLKDFMLWCKQSDIDYLTAKRKVLTPTYKYRGYLQTLYENGKISSSTLKRKIGSVIGFYRYLINEQYIKFKFPLWEEGITSITYFDNKGFSQSKNIITTDIAKAPLVQNQEITNEEFIKDGANLKPLTENEQVSIVKALLQIDNKEMTLGFLISIFTGARISSVYSLRLKHFKKNIDFESKDDITVKIGLGTDCDTKGDKQYLLYFPLWLYQMIKIYIQSPKSVIKREKAKHIFEDNDKQYVFLNNRGRPYYVSKYDPYKQDYRNIPNGNTVRLFILNTLQKVLKKNNKNIKFSFHDLRATFGMNTLNRLLPLVKSGEIDISFALHYVKERMGHSSLITTERYLNFQKLNQVKLKIQNGFEDHLSKLILNEL
- a CDS encoding endonuclease gives rise to the protein MLKSILLFFLLFSFAFSLGNENISSFSKSKKILNKKIYNIEKLRYAFYSNCKYNYEKYKYDSGKERWKLVVNKESCGYIPRTKSQRANFIEFEHIVPAHAFGQYLPCWKNGGRKNCRKVSKKFRFMEADLYNLVPAIGELNADRSNFTFTELVGEPRKYGKVDFEVDFKMRKVEPRSKVKGQIARTYFYFQKTYNLPISKKQLHLFNVWNKQYPETTQEIEVNKIKEKIQGNKFIY